GGGTGAATGTGGACAAGGTTTTGGAACGAGATCCAATGCTGTCAGAGTTGGATGATGCACTGCGGGCGGAATTTGAGACCAATGCTACCAAGCTGAAAAAAAAGTATTGGTGGAAGAACTGTAAGGTAACCATGACTTGAGTATTTCCAATGCAAATTAATGTGACTAAGAACTATAAATTGTTGAATACTCCATAAAGGGGAAGAAATCCAAATAACTTTGGCCAATTTCTGCAGCGTTTACTCATGGTGAATAGTATTTAAGATTACAACATCTGGTCCTTAATGAGCATCTGGATAAGTGAAGTAGATGAACTTTCCAAAAGTTGGGTGTCCTGGCCAAGTTCCTTTACACAAAACATTCTCCAAGACACAAATGTGGCTAAGGAGAAACGAATGTACTAGTTTAAGGTGTTGGAGATCTAGAAGGAAGAAATTCAGTGATATGGATTGAATGATGACAAAACACACAACAGCACGGAGAACCTTTAGTCTCTGACAGTCACGTGTGCTAATTACAGGAAGGCCTGGAAGCCTACTCTTTCTTTGCTGAGAAGCCAAGACAGAGTGGAAAACATTAATTTGTAAGGCAGGGGAGCAGTAGTTGAGTCTAGAGAAGAAGCTTTTGccctcttttaaaaatatctaagtgAGCTGTTTGTACTAAATTATGTGCTTTTTTTTAACAGATATGGGCAGTGTTGATAGCATTTGTtcgcatcatcatcatcatcaccatcactGGTATGTATTTAGCTAAAGTACTATTTTGTCAGTAGGACTAGAGTACATGAGGCATAATCTGTAAATTGAATGCAAAAAGTTGTTTATGTAACACACTCTGGTTGTGACTGCTAGTACGTAGGTCATAATATTCAAAAGTTAAGGTTCACACAGTAACGCTAACTTAGCCATATTGCATGCTTGACATATGCAGTAGTTCAAAGTAGTACTTACACTGCTTAATTGATGTTTGAACATAATCTGTGTGATGTGGTGAAGTTATGGCTTCTGTGGGAACCTTAA
This genomic window from Mauremys mutica isolate MM-2020 ecotype Southern chromosome 17, ASM2049712v1, whole genome shotgun sequence contains:
- the LOC123351406 gene encoding vesicle-associated membrane protein 3-like isoform X4 — translated: MVIDIMRVNVDKVLERDPMLSELDDALRAEFETNATKLKKKYWWKNCKIWAVLIAFVRIIIIITITESRSNVLLPVTTAF
- the LOC123351406 gene encoding vesicle-associated membrane protein 3-like isoform X1, with product MHPDILQSHKVIDIMRVNVDKVLERDPMLSELDDALRAEFETNATKLKKKYWWKNCKIWAVLIAFVRIIIIITITESRSNVLLPVTTAF
- the LOC123351406 gene encoding vesicle-associated membrane protein 3-like isoform X3, producing the protein MHPDILQSHKVIDIMRVNVDKVLERDPMLSELDDALRAEFETNATKLKKKYWWKNCKIWAVLIAFVRIIIIITITVWSVSS
- the LOC123351406 gene encoding vesicle-associated membrane protein 3-like isoform X2, translating into MRQPAVIDIMRVNVDKVLERDPMLSELDDALRAEFETNATKLKKKYWWKNCKIWAVLIAFVRIIIIITITESRSNVLLPVTTAF